The following nucleotide sequence is from Deltaproteobacteria bacterium.
TCACCCTTTAAGAATCATCCTGTTTGTTTTGGACCGGCTTTCACCAACGGATGTGACACGGATAGCCGGCTTATCGATAACAGGGCATTTATTTTCACAAATACCGCAGCCTATACATTTATCAGGGTCGAGATAGGGCCGTTTGAGGGTTTTTTTTGATCCGTCACGGGCCCTGATCTCTTCTGTACGATACCAAATAGCTTTCGGTGAAGTAGGGCAGACTTCTTCACAAACAATGCATTCCCTGTCCATAGCCCATGGTAAACATCGTCCACGGTCATAAAATGCCGTACCCAGCTTGACAGGTTTTTCATAGGGTTTTTTCCCCAGTTTTTCTTCAAGCGATATCTTTCTTATGGCGCCCGTAGGGCAGACCTGGCCGCAAAGGGTGCAATTATGCTCACAATAGCCGATCTTGTTAATAAGAATGGGTGTCCAGAGTCCCTCAAGGCCGCTTTCAAATAACGCCGGCTGCAAAACATTGGTGGGGCAGACCCGCATGCATTCGGAACATTTGATACAGCGCTTGAGAAAGTCCTTCTCTTCCAGAGAACCCGGGGGTCTGATCAGGCCCGGGGCCGACTCTCTCTCTCCTGTAAGGGATGACTTCATCATGGGGAAGAAAATAAAGGAGGCTACCCCTGTTTCAATAAGCCGCCTGCGGCTTATATCGAAGGGTTGATGAATGGAAGTCGAGGGCTCAGGAAGACCGTATCGCAAAGCGCCCTCAGGGCAAGCAGAAATGCAGTTCATGCAAACATGGCATTCACTGGCTCTAAGTTGGGAGTGCGGATCGCAGCCTCCCTGACAATGATGGACACACTTTCGGCAATCGGTGCACTTTTCCACATCCCTTCGGATTCTAAAAAGTGATAATAGCGATATGAACCCCAGAAAGGCCCCCAGGGGACAGATGGTTCGGCACCAGAACCGGGTCATAAAACGGTTGGCAAAAAGGATGGCTACAAATATTATGGCAATGGCAACGCCGCCATAGAATAAAGGCTGCTTCAGATAAATCAGTCCTCCCGCACGATTGAAGGCCGGAAAGGCGGCTGTTACAAAAGAACGCACCGTAAGCGCAATTGGATCGAAGAGGCCTGTTTGCAGGCTGCCCAGCATGGCCAGTATAAACAAAAAAATCAGAAGGTAATATTTAAAGCGGAAGCTCTCGCCATAGGTATTTCCCTCAAGATAGTGGACTACCTTTTTTTTATTAAATATATAGCTTGTCCATTGATTGAGAATACCGAGAGGACAAATCCAGGAACAAAAAAAGCGTCCCAAAAGAAGCGTGCCTGTGATAATGATTAGAGACCAGGCCAGACCTTTATAGATCGTTCCACTGGTAAGAAAGGAAAGGACAGAAGTGAGAGGATCGATCTGAAGAAAGAGGGAGACTTCATAGCCCTTCATGCTTTTGTAGTCTGTTATAAGCAAGAGGATGAGAAAAAGGAGAAAGAAAAAGAGTGAATAAATTCGCCTTAAATTTTGAAGACTCAGGATTTTTCTCATTACCATCTCCCGGAGACTTCCTCTCAGGAAGTCTTCATTAAAGACAAAGGACATGAAAAAGTATAGATTAAAGGAAAAGGCTTTTCAATAACCTTAATGGACTTGATTTTTGGTCTGCCTGTCGATATCCTTATGGCACTGAATATCAAAGGAGGAAGGGAAAAGCATCCGGTGGTGCTGCCGGTCTTCAAAACCGGAGGTCCTGGTGAAAAGCCGGGATGGTGGGTTCGACTCCCGCTCCCTTCCGCCAAGTTCTCCTAAATTTTAATCCCTTAAGCTTTCTCCCGGTGCTGAAAAGTACTGCTGCCGGAGTAGGTGAGATTAATGAAGAGACTGTCAAAACTTTCGATTCTACTTGAAGGGAACGTAAGGCTTTTCCCCTCTTATTTCTCTGCCGCCTTTTTAACAGGTTGTGTTTCATATTGGATTTTTTCAATAACAGCTTGGGGCTCTTCAGCGCCAAGGGCCACTGAAACTTCAAGCTCGCCCAAGAGGGCAATGCCGGCAGTAACACGGTAAAAGTGGGTGCTGCCTGCTTTATGGCTGCTTCTTTCAATCAGGTCCGGAAGGGCGGCCGGTTTTAAAAGACGCATATTGACACCACTCTCATCTTCCGGTGAATAGAGAGTGTCCATGTTCACAAAGGCCGCCAAAAGCGCATTAAGGGACCGGGTAAACAAGGCGTCGGCATCGTTAATTTTCCCGGCCCGGACGGTCAGGTTGACTGCAATACGGCAGGGGCGGGTTTCGCGGTACCCTTTGGCCGGATTCCCTTGCAGAACGGCTTTAACACCCGGCTTGCCCTTTGCCGGAGGATGGTAAAAGCATAAGGTCCGGTTTTCGACAAAGCAGTCGTCACCCAGGGTAACTGAATGACCCGGTGGGGCTTCAACCTCGACCACCTCTCCCGGTATATTTTCAGGCAGCGTAAAATTACTTTTTTTGCCGTTTGCATCCCAGACATGACGATGAGAAGTCCGCGCGCGTCCACGGGCGGTCAGGATCTCTTCATTAGTGGGTGGGATGGCCGCTTTAAATTCACATACCGACACTTGCACCACCTCTTTGACGTTTGTCGCAGGTTCTGCGGCGGGACCCGGAACCACCGGGACGGCGTCATCAATGACGTCCCTTACGGCAGCATGCAGTTTTTTTTCAAGTAAGGCGAGCAATACTTTCCCTCCACAGCTTATCCGGCTTTTGCCACTTTGTTATCTGATTCCTTAGAACGGGTTTCGTCAATACTTTTTATATCTGCAATTTCCGCCCTTGATTTATCATCATCGCATTTTACCAGTTCTTCTTCCAGAACTTGTATTGCACCACTGATACGGAGCAAAGTATTCTGAAGCTCTTCCTGTCGTTTTTCCAGGTCCGCAAGCATATTCCGTCCGGATTCAAATTCAGATTTGAGGTTATTAAGACGTTTCTTTAGATTCTCTTTCAAAAATATCCTCCTTTTGCCTTTTGGTGAAGGATTTCTACTTTCATCCTATTTCGCCACATGAGGCGTATTATGATAATTATGAATAACTCGTATCTTTCCGTCACAATCGACCCATCCCTGCCAATAGTGTCCCCGCCATTTTTTGTGATCCTGTATTGCCCGTACCATTGTACCAACGGGCCTGCCGGACAATTTATTTTTAAAAAATTTCATTATGGGGTGATTTGAATGTGCCCACTTATCATTATTACCGGTTTTGATTACT
It contains:
- a CDS encoding 4Fe-4S binding protein, producing the protein MRKILSLQNLRRIYSLFFFLLFLILLLITDYKSMKGYEVSLFLQIDPLTSVLSFLTSGTIYKGLAWSLIIITGTLLLGRFFCSWICPLGILNQWTSYIFNKKKVVHYLEGNTYGESFRFKYYLLIFLFILAMLGSLQTGLFDPIALTVRSFVTAAFPAFNRAGGLIYLKQPLFYGGVAIAIIFVAILFANRFMTRFWCRTICPLGAFLGFISLLSLFRIRRDVEKCTDCRKCVHHCQGGCDPHSQLRASECHVCMNCISACPEGALRYGLPEPSTSIHQPFDISRRRLIETGVASFIFFPMMKSSLTGERESAPGLIRPPGSLEEKDFLKRCIKCSECMRVCPTNVLQPALFESGLEGLWTPILINKIGYCEHNCTLCGQVCPTGAIRKISLEEKLGKKPYEKPVKLGTAFYDRGRCLPWAMDRECIVCEEVCPTSPKAIWYRTEEIRARDGSKKTLKRPYLDPDKCIGCGICENKCPVIDKPAIRVTSVGESRSKTNRMILKG